Proteins from a single region of Lates calcarifer isolate ASB-BC8 linkage group LG19, TLL_Latcal_v3, whole genome shotgun sequence:
- the zbtb8a gene encoding zinc finger and BTB domain-containing protein 8A, with translation MDMVADLGASRLYRAPGESSHQQPQRWFNTADITVAHQSNLLKQLNQQRRQELFCDCSVLVEGQLFRAHRNVLFASSGYFRMLLSQGPDGLSDSVNATFDVFSPETFTVILDFIYSGQLDLSSHNVIEVMSAASYLQMNNVISYCKNFIKSSLDISVKDEDSDRCLSLSETCSFASGVGEEATEQQQQGPCSVSPPPALWTRDNSRSQSSFMGKDPDQEASASAMKTDPSSPANELSAEAEDLQDPQDPLYTLPGSERRRGKGGTKRKAPNSTRSNQHEDLDIQEARTQKAEKAEELYATLPPIVGVIGHFNKDSNPIMRFKCPFCTHTVKRKADLKRHLRCHTGERPYPCQACNKRFTRLEHLRSHFETIHQARKLVCRKCKCQVTEETGHVVCEGTRRYRMCTACIQEVGCDNIPMDSLEGANEEPALLLGVDGEEEGDTKRSWMVTDDDDLAEDSGADLIIQQVDDSDEELQ, from the exons ATGGATATGGTGGCAGACTTGGGGGCGAGTAGACTCTATCGGGCGCCGGGTGAATCAAGTCATCA GCAGCCTCAGAGGTGGTTCAACACCGCTGACATCACAGTGGCTCACCAAAGCAACCTGCTGAAGCAGCTCAACCAGCAGCGCCGCCAGGAGCTGTTTTGTGACTGCAGTGTGCTGGTGGAGGGCCAGCTCTTCAGGGCCCACCGCAACGTCCTGTTCGCCAGCAGCGGCTACTTCCGCATGCTGCTGTCCCAGGGGCCCGACGGGCTGTCCGACTCCGTCAACGCCACCTTTGATGTCTTCAGCCCCGAGACCTTCACCGTCATCCTGGATTTCATCTATTCAGGCCAGCTGGACCTCTCCAGCCACAATGTGATTGAGGTGATGTCTGCAGCCAGCTACTTGCAGATGAACAATGTCATCAGCTACTGCAAGAACTTCATCAAATCCTCCTTGGACATCAGTGTGAAAGATGAAGATAGTGACCGCTGCCTCAGCTTGTCTGAGACCTGCAGCTTCGCCAGTGGAGTGGGAGAAGAGGCCacggagcagcagcagcaaggcCCGTGCTCCGTCAGTCCGCCACCTGCACTCTGGACCAGGGACAACTCCAGATCCCAATCTAGCTTTATGGGGAAGGACCCAGACCAGGAAGCTTCAGCCTCAGCCATGAAGACTGACCCAAGCAGCCCTGCTAATGAGCTCAGTGCAGAGGCAGAGGACCTGCAGGACCCTCAGGACCCTCTGTACACCTTGCCCGGATCAGAGCGTCGGCGAGGTAAAGGAGGAACCAAGAGGAAAGCGCCCAACAGCACCCGCTCCAACCAGCATGAAGACTTGGACATTCAGGAGGCGAGGACACAAAAGGCTGAGAAGGCAGAGGAGCTGTACGCAACCCTACCACCGATTGTTGGTGTTATTGGGCACTTTAATAAAG ACTCCAACCCCATTATGCGCTTCAAATGCCCTTTTTGTACCCACACGGTGAAGAGGAAGGCAGACCTGAAGCGTCACTTGCGCTGTCACACTGGTGAGAGGCCGTACCCCTGTCAGGCCTGCAATAAACGCTTTACTCGCCTGGAGCACCTACGCAGCCATTTTGAGACG ATCCATCAAGCCAGGAAGCTGGTGTGCAGGAAGTGTAAGTGTCAGGTGACAGAGGAGACAGGGCACGTGGTGTGTGAGGGCACGCGACGCTACCGCATGTGTACTGCTTGCATCCAGGAAGTGGGCTGCGACAACATCCCCATGGACAGTCTGGAGGGGGCCAATGAGGAGCCAGCCCTGTTGCTGGGTGTGgacggggaggaggagggggacacCAAAAGAAGCTGGATGGTAACCGACGACGATGACCTGGCCGAAGACTCGGGGGCCGACCTCATCATCCAACAAGTGGACGACAGTGACGAGGAGCTGCAGTGA
- the gale gene encoding LOW QUALITY PROTEIN: UDP-glucose 4-epimerase (The sequence of the model RefSeq protein was modified relative to this genomic sequence to represent the inferred CDS: deleted 1 base in 1 codon), with protein MAEKVLVTGGAGYIGSHCVVELIEAGFQPVVVDNFSNAVRGEGDVPESIRRIEKFLGTSIEFHELDLLDRPGLEKLFKKHAFSAVMHFAGLKAVGESVEQPLRYYRVNLTASMNLLEVMQAHRVHNLVFSSSATVYGDPQHLPIDEEHPVGGCTNPYGKTKYFIEEMIKDHCKAEKDWNAVLLRYFNPIGAHSSGLIGEDPQGIPNNLLPYVAQVAIGRRKCLSVFGNDYDTLDGTGVRDYIHVVDLAKGHIAALKKLKDNCGCKVYNLGTGRGYSVLQMVKAMEKASGREIAYKIAPRRGGDIASCYADPRLAEKELGWKAEFDLERMCEDLWRWQSLNPTGFSNGTAS; from the exons ATGGCAGAGAAGGTGCTGGTTACAGGTGGAGCGGGCTACATCGGGAGTCACTGTGTGGTGGAGCTTATTGAAGCAGGCTTCCAGCCAGTCGTAGTAGATAACTTCAGTAACGCTGTCAGAG GAGAAGGGGATGTGCCAGAGAGCATACGAAGGATAGAGAAGTTTCTGGGCACCAGCATTGAGTTTCATGAACTGGACCTTCTGGACAGACCTGGTTTGGAAAAACTCTTCAAAAAG CATGCTTTCAGTGCTGTGATGCACTTTGCTGGTCTGAAGGCCGTCGGCGAGTCAGTGGAGCAGCCGCTACGCTACTACAGAGTCAACCTCACCGCCTCCATGAATCTGCTTGAG GTGATGCAGGCTCAC AGGGTGCACAATCTGGTCTTCAGCAGCTCAGCCACGGTGTACGGAGACCCCCAGCACCTGCCCATCGACGAGGAGCACCCGGTGGGTGGCTGCACCAACCCTTACGGCAAGACCAAATACTTCATCGAAGAGATGATCAAGGACCACTGTAAAGCAGAGAAG GACTGGAATGCAGTGCTGCTGCGTTATTTCAACCCAATTGGAGCTCATTCCTCAGGCCTGATAGGAGAAGACCCTCAGGGTATCCCCAACAACCTGCTGCCATATGTTGCCCAG GTCGCAATTGGGAGAAGAAAGTGCCTCAGTGTATTTGGGAATGACTATGACACACTCGATGGGACAG GTGTGAGAGATTATATTCACGTTGTAGATCTGGCAAAGGGACACATAGCAGCTCTGAAGAAGCTGAAGGACAACTGCGGGTGCAag gTTTACAACCTTGGAACAGGGAGGGGCTACTCTGTGCTCCAGATGGTAAAAGCCATGGAGAAGGCATCAGGGAGAGAG ATTGCATACAAGATCGCCCCTCGTAGGGGAGGAGACATTGCCTCCTGCTACGCTGATCCTCGTCTGGCTGAGAAGGAGCTGGGCTGGAAGGCTGAATTCGACCTGGAAAGAATGT GTGAGGATCTGTGGCGCTGGCAGTCCTTGAACCCCACAGGATTTTCAAATGGCACAGCTTCTTGA